TATCGGGTGTTGGAAAATTGGGATTGAGGTAGTTGGATTTTATAGGGAAGAGAATCTGGCCTAATCGCCCTCGAACAAAATTTTAATGTTCGCATAGGAGTTTTGAAGTGCCTTTTGAATCTTTTTGGGCCCTTTCCATTTCACCTTTACAATTCCCTCCTTTTTCTCAGGTTTGAGCTTTCCTGAATAATCGGTCTTCATAGCGTACCAATGTACCTGTTTTAAGGTAATGATACCGTTATTTTTAAATATATGATATGTTGTCCTAAGAAAATTCTCGACCCTTATCCCTTTGACACCTGTCTCCTCCATAACCTCCCTAACGGCACAGTCCTCTATGGATTCACCTTTATCAAGCTTCCCCTTGGGCAAATCCCATTTATCGTTCCTGTAAATAAACAAGACCTTTCCCAATGGATTCGTGACCACACCCCCGGCCGCAACGACCAAGGGAATTTCCTGTGTGAATTTTTTTAGGATTTCTTCTGAATTGGGATGGTAGATATACGCTTCGGTGAGCTTTTTCTTTTTTAATGCCTTTATTGCACTGTTGATAGATTCTTGATTCAGAAGAAAATACTCGCCACCAGCTGTTTCGGAGAGTTTATTTGTTAAAATCAGAGGCAGTTCATTGACAAAAACTTTATACATTTGCGACATGGTTTTAAACAAAAACACGGCTAAAAAAACAGCTGAGCTTCTGCTGCAAATTAATGCAATAAAATTGAAACCCGAAAATCCTTTTACTTGGGCCTCAGGATGGAAATCCCCTATTTATTGCGACAATAGAATTTTACTTTCGTACCCCATTATACGGAACTATATAAAGGAAGAAATGGCAAAACAAGTTGAGTCCATATATGGCAAGCCCGATGTTATTGCAGGTGTGGCAACCGGTGCCATAGGAATGGGAGC
The nucleotide sequence above comes from Maribacter algicola. Encoded proteins:
- a CDS encoding NUDIX hydrolase: MYKVFVNELPLILTNKLSETAGGEYFLLNQESINSAIKALKKKKLTEAYIYHPNSEEILKKFTQEIPLVVAAGGVVTNPLGKVLFIYRNDKWDLPKGKLDKGESIEDCAVREVMEETGVKGIRVENFLRTTYHIFKNNGIITLKQVHWYAMKTDYSGKLKPEKKEGIVKVKWKGPKKIQKALQNSYANIKILFEGD